Proteins from a genomic interval of Clostridium sp. 'deep sea':
- the pepF gene encoding oligoendopeptidase F translates to MAKRLLRSEVPVEMTWDLTDLFKTREEWQKGLKDLEGDIGNITAFKGRSCESGKTLLECVLQIEKAYIKIIQLGTYASLKQAGDGTDPVNQEDSMVFDAINTKVQAAASFLDSEIVALSDKQFNNLLQEEGLEVFKIYLKDIHDKKQYMLTPETEQVLASLGELTESPYRIYSISKAADMKFDSFVNEKGEELPNSFALFESKYEQSESKVVRENAYASFVKTLKQYVNTYAAVYSTEVKKQVAEAKLRGHKSTEEMLLVDQKVSLEMYENQLNIIYKELAPHMQRYAKLKQKLLGLDKICFHDLKAPINAGVDMPATFESVKQTILEGLEVMGEEYQSMLKTAFDSRWIDYSDNVGKSTGAFCSSPYGVHPYVLATFTNNMRSAFLLAHELGHAGHFYYANNEQRVFNTRPSMYFVEAPSTMNELLVGQHLIKKYDTPEMKRWVILQLLGTYYHNFVTHLLEGEFQRRVYRAAEKGVSLTAKMLCETKLAVIKGFWGDSVDIDDAAGMTWMRQPHYYMGLYPYSYSAGLTASTAIAQQISEEGQPAVDRWTKVLKAGGTLTPHGLLKLAGLDMTTPEPIRKAVNYVGGLITELEELF, encoded by the coding sequence ATGGCAAAGAGATTATTACGTTCTGAAGTTCCAGTAGAAATGACTTGGGATTTAACTGATTTATTTAAAACACGTGAAGAGTGGCAAAAGGGTTTAAAAGATTTAGAAGGCGATATTGGCAATATTACAGCTTTTAAAGGTCGCTCTTGTGAGAGTGGTAAAACACTATTAGAGTGTGTATTACAAATTGAAAAAGCCTACATAAAAATTATTCAATTAGGTACATATGCTAGCCTTAAACAAGCTGGCGACGGTACAGACCCCGTAAACCAAGAAGATAGCATGGTATTTGATGCAATAAATACTAAGGTTCAGGCTGCTGCGTCTTTTTTAGATTCTGAAATAGTTGCTTTAAGTGATAAACAATTTAATAATTTACTACAAGAAGAGGGTCTTGAGGTATTTAAAATTTACTTAAAAGACATTCATGATAAAAAACAATATATGTTAACACCAGAGACTGAACAGGTATTGGCTTCTTTAGGAGAGTTAACTGAATCTCCATATCGCATTTACTCTATTAGCAAAGCCGCTGATATGAAATTTGATTCATTTGTGAATGAAAAAGGTGAAGAGCTACCAAACTCTTTTGCTTTATTTGAGAGTAAATATGAGCAATCAGAGAGTAAAGTTGTGAGAGAAAATGCCTATGCCTCATTTGTAAAAACTCTTAAACAGTATGTAAATACTTATGCTGCGGTATACTCTACCGAGGTTAAAAAGCAGGTAGCAGAGGCTAAATTAAGGGGCCATAAATCTACCGAAGAGATGTTATTAGTAGATCAAAAAGTTAGCTTAGAGATGTATGAAAATCAGCTAAATATAATTTACAAAGAATTAGCTCCTCATATGCAGCGTTATGCAAAGCTAAAGCAAAAGCTATTAGGTTTAGACAAAATTTGTTTCCACGATTTAAAAGCACCTATAAATGCTGGTGTAGATATGCCTGCTACTTTTGAAAGCGTTAAACAAACTATTTTAGAGGGCTTAGAGGTAATGGGAGAAGAGTATCAAAGTATGTTAAAAACAGCCTTTGATAGCCGTTGGATTGACTATAGTGATAACGTAGGTAAATCCACAGGTGCTTTCTGCTCATCTCCATATGGTGTACATCCCTATGTTTTAGCTACCTTTACTAACAATATGCGCTCAGCTTTTTTATTAGCCCATGAGTTAGGTCATGCAGGTCATTTCTATTATGCTAATAATGAACAGCGTGTCTTTAATACCCGACCATCTATGTACTTTGTAGAGGCTCCTTCTACTATGAATGAGTTATTGGTTGGCCAACACTTAATAAAAAAATATGATACACCTGAAATGAAGCGTTGGGTAATATTACAGCTATTAGGAACATATTATCATAACTTTGTTACCCATTTATTAGAGGGCGAGTTCCAGCGTAGAGTTTACAGGGCTGCTGAAAAGGGTGTTTCCTTAACAGCAAAAATGCTGTGTGAAACTAAGCTAGCAGTTATTAAAGGATTCTGGGGTGATAGCGTAGATATTGACGATGCAGCAGGTATGACTTGGATGCGTCAACCACACTATTACATGGGTTTATATCCTTATTCATACTCAGCTGGTTTAACAGCCTCTACAGCTATAGCTCAGCAAATAAGTGAAGAGGGACAGCCTGCAGTAGATAGATGGACTAAGGTACTAAAAGCCGGTGGAACTTTAACTCCTCATGGTTTATTAAAGCTTGCTGGATTAGACATGACCACACCTGAGCCCATTAGAAAAGCTGTTAATTATGTTGGCGGATTAATCACTGAACTAGAAGAATTATTTTAA
- a CDS encoding HD-GYP domain-containing protein encodes MRFVPVQSIKDNSILMKSIYGTHGEMLLNAGVVLNQHYKRKLIELGLNGVYVHDNISDNIEVVSVINDSLKNNAVQNIKNTFIFAAKPNTSKMEKRRSLINISDIVDSVIDDISKNKDMIINMIDLKVFDDYTFYHSVNVAVLSIVVGIALKLPRTTLHNLGTAAILHDIGKVFVPKHILNKSGKLTPEEWQILKNHSANGYNYLKDEFEVHHKCYQGVLQHHERWDGRGYPYQLSGKRISLFGRIIAVADVYDALISDRAYRKGFSPFEAMEYIMGGGGTMFDTEIVKIFTERVAPYPVGTIVSLSNDLVGIVVENHPGRATRPVVKVVKKDGKKIRPFVLDLWDPGTKAITIVDQIKDYQENILDL; translated from the coding sequence ATGAGATTTGTACCCGTTCAAAGCATTAAAGATAACTCAATATTAATGAAATCTATTTATGGTACTCATGGTGAGATGCTTTTAAATGCTGGGGTAGTGCTTAATCAGCATTATAAACGAAAGTTAATTGAACTAGGATTAAATGGGGTATATGTACATGATAATATCTCGGATAATATAGAGGTCGTTAGTGTTATTAATGATAGTTTAAAAAATAATGCTGTACAAAACATTAAAAATACCTTTATCTTTGCTGCCAAACCTAATACCTCTAAAATGGAGAAAAGAAGAAGCTTAATAAACATTTCGGATATAGTAGATAGCGTAATTGATGATATCTCTAAAAACAAAGATATGATTATTAACATGATTGACCTAAAGGTATTTGATGATTACACTTTTTATCATTCGGTTAATGTGGCCGTTTTATCTATTGTAGTTGGTATAGCCTTAAAGCTACCCCGTACTACCTTACATAATTTAGGCACTGCCGCAATTTTACATGATATAGGTAAAGTTTTTGTACCAAAACATATTCTAAACAAGAGTGGTAAACTAACCCCAGAAGAGTGGCAGATTCTTAAGAATCATTCAGCTAATGGTTATAACTACTTAAAGGATGAGTTTGAGGTACATCACAAGTGTTATCAAGGGGTATTACAACACCACGAACGTTGGGACGGCAGAGGTTATCCTTACCAACTAAGTGGTAAGCGAATTTCGCTTTTTGGCAGGATAATTGCAGTGGCAGATGTATATGATGCACTTATCTCAGACAGAGCCTACAGAAAGGGTTTTTCGCCGTTTGAGGCAATGGAATACATAATGGGTGGAGGAGGAACAATGTTCGACACCGAAATAGTTAAAATTTTCACAGAACGTGTTGCCCCATACCCAGTAGGAACTATTGTTAGCTTATCTAATGACTTAGTTGGAATAGTAGTTGAAAACCACCCCGGTAGAGCTACACGACCAGTTGTTAAGGTTGTTAAAAAGGATGGCAAAAAAATAAGACCATTTGTGCTAGACCTGTGGGATCCTGGTACAAAGGCAATAACTATTGTGGACCAAATAAAGGACTATCAAGAAAATATATTAGATTTATAA
- a CDS encoding DUF188 domain-containing protein gives MRIFIDGDACPVIKNTIKIAKQYSIPVVIVKNHFHVIKDNYAEIISVDFSKDSADYYIVNHLKKNDIVVSQDYGLAAMVIARNAYFITAYGKEINDNNLASCLNSRYITQMLKSQNKRPKAKKAKRKSSDNIIFEKMLINLIVKVKNKS, from the coding sequence ATGAGAATATTTATAGATGGTGATGCCTGCCCTGTTATTAAAAACACTATTAAAATTGCCAAACAATATTCAATACCAGTAGTTATTGTGAAAAATCATTTTCATGTAATAAAAGACAACTATGCAGAAATAATAAGTGTAGATTTTAGCAAAGATAGTGCAGATTATTATATTGTAAATCACCTTAAAAAGAACGACATTGTTGTATCTCAGGACTATGGTTTAGCAGCAATGGTTATAGCCCGTAATGCCTACTTTATAACTGCTTATGGTAAAGAGATTAATGATAATAATCTAGCTAGTTGTTTGAACTCTAGGTATATTACCCAAATGCTTAAAAGCCAAAACAAACGACCTAAAGCTAAAAAAGCCAAACGAAAATCTAGCGATAATATTATATTTGAAAAAATGCTTATTAATTTAATTGTTAAAGTAAAAAATAAATCATAA
- a CDS encoding HutD family protein, which produces MYKLNVKRVTELVSANWSGGTTTELAIYPENSVYSKRDFWWRISSATVDVEQSDFTILPNINRIILSLNNTLTLQHESNNPIHLQPFKPYSFKGSINTKSFSKVKDFNLMYTDNCEGKVEVLEVKDTKLTDLKLKYLSGFNNTSVVLYCAVGKVEINFIGSEPLTLHEGDVMMVNLNEETDSVNMIIRNFMLKNSVLVKAEVRY; this is translated from the coding sequence ATGTACAAATTAAATGTAAAAAGAGTAACTGAGCTTGTATCAGCTAATTGGTCGGGTGGAACAACTACTGAATTAGCAATTTATCCAGAAAACTCTGTATACAGTAAGAGAGATTTTTGGTGGAGAATTAGTTCTGCTACTGTAGACGTTGAACAATCAGATTTTACTATTTTACCAAATATAAATCGAATAATATTGTCTCTTAATAATACGTTAACTTTACAACATGAGAGCAATAACCCCATTCATTTACAACCCTTTAAACCATATAGCTTTAAGGGATCAATCAATACTAAATCATTTAGTAAAGTAAAAGACTTTAACTTAATGTATACCGATAACTGTGAAGGCAAAGTTGAAGTTTTAGAAGTTAAAGATACTAAACTTACTGACTTAAAACTAAAATACTTAAGTGGATTTAATAATACATCTGTAGTATTATACTGTGCAGTAGGCAAGGTAGAAATAAACTTTATAGGTAGCGAACCATTAACACTACATGAAGGTGATGTAATGATGGTAAATCTTAATGAAGAGACAGACAGTGTAAACATGATAATACGCAATTTCATGCTTAAAAACTCAGTATTAGTTAAAGCAGAAGTTCGGTATTAA
- a CDS encoding D-lyxose/D-mannose family sugar isomerase yields MKRSLINSELKWAKGLLKSNNISLPAFAYWSLSEWQNNNSKLNTIKELMLGWDITDYGRDSFNELGAVLFTLRNGSLTNQKIGTPYAEKLILLKDGQRLPLHYHASKTEDIINRAGGVLAIKLYNSLKDGSVDYNNPVEVDLDGLKHIYQAGEEVHITNGHSITLRPFMYHLFGAKEGCGDLICGEVSSINDDNIDNYNAEEVSRFAQVIEDEAILHPLCNEYKRVLGE; encoded by the coding sequence ATGAAAAGATCTTTAATTAATAGTGAATTAAAATGGGCAAAAGGGCTTTTAAAAAGCAATAATATTAGTCTTCCGGCCTTTGCTTATTGGTCGTTGAGTGAGTGGCAAAACAATAACTCTAAGCTAAATACTATAAAAGAACTTATGTTAGGCTGGGATATTACAGACTATGGCAGAGATAGCTTTAATGAGCTAGGTGCAGTGCTTTTTACCTTACGAAATGGCTCTTTAACTAATCAAAAAATAGGTACACCTTATGCTGAAAAACTAATTTTATTAAAAGATGGCCAGCGTTTGCCTTTGCATTATCATGCTAGTAAAACCGAAGATATTATTAATAGAGCTGGTGGAGTACTAGCTATTAAGCTCTATAATAGCTTAAAAGATGGTAGTGTAGATTATAATAACCCTGTTGAAGTAGATTTAGATGGTTTAAAACACATCTATCAAGCCGGAGAAGAGGTTCATATAACAAATGGACATAGCATAACCCTAAGACCATTTATGTATCATCTTTTTGGGGCTAAAGAGGGCTGTGGAGATTTAATTTGTGGTGAGGTATCATCAATTAATGATGACAATATAGATAACTACAATGCTGAAGAGGTCAGCAGGTTTGCCCAAGTAATAGAAGATGAAGCCATTTTACACCCCCTATGTAATGAATACAAACGAGTGTTAGGAGAGTAA
- a CDS encoding carbohydrate kinase has product MYNIVALGELLIDFTPIKTADGILYKQNAGGAPCNMLTMASNLGSKTAFIGKVGSDEFGVFLADVLQKHGVDLSGLVIDNKYNTTLAFVHLNEQNDRSFSFYRKGCADIMLSKNDINYSLINKAQAVHFGSLSFTNEPSKFAVEEAINYAKLQGKLITYDPNYRPALWQSVACAIKGMKKGLKYADILKVSQEEAQLLTNEKDIKTAAIKLSDYGIKLICITLAEQGSFYYHKNGNAVVAGFKATVKDSTGAGDAFFGAVVHQILEQKVNLNNINNEALTKIFKYANAAASLCIESLGGIASLPTIEEVEERVYK; this is encoded by the coding sequence ATGTATAATATTGTTGCCTTAGGGGAGTTATTAATAGACTTCACCCCTATAAAAACAGCAGATGGCATCTTATATAAACAAAACGCTGGCGGTGCTCCCTGCAATATGTTAACTATGGCAAGTAATTTAGGATCTAAAACAGCCTTTATTGGTAAGGTTGGCAGCGATGAATTTGGGGTGTTTTTGGCAGATGTTTTACAAAAACATGGTGTTGATTTAAGTGGCTTAGTTATAGATAATAAATATAATACAACCCTAGCCTTTGTTCATCTTAATGAGCAAAATGACCGTAGCTTTAGCTTTTATCGTAAAGGCTGTGCTGATATTATGTTAAGTAAAAATGACATAAACTATAGCCTAATAAATAAGGCCCAAGCAGTTCATTTTGGTTCACTTTCATTTACCAACGAACCAAGTAAGTTTGCTGTAGAAGAAGCAATTAATTATGCCAAATTACAGGGTAAGTTAATAACCTATGACCCTAATTACCGCCCTGCTTTGTGGCAGAGTGTAGCTTGTGCCATAAAGGGCATGAAAAAAGGACTAAAGTATGCAGATATTTTAAAGGTCTCACAAGAAGAAGCTCAATTATTAACGAATGAAAAAGATATAAAAACTGCTGCTATCAAGCTAAGTGATTATGGTATAAAGCTCATTTGTATTACCTTAGCTGAGCAGGGCTCTTTTTATTACCATAAAAATGGTAATGCAGTAGTAGCAGGGTTTAAGGCTACCGTTAAAGATAGCACTGGTGCAGGAGATGCCTTTTTTGGAGCAGTAGTTCACCAAATATTAGAACAAAAAGTTAATCTTAATAATATTAATAATGAAGCCTTAACAAAAATCTTTAAATACGCTAATGCAGCTGCCTCACTTTGCATAGAGAGCTTAGGTGGAATAGCTTCATTGCCAACAATAGAAGAGGTTGAAGAAAGAGTATATAAATAA
- a CDS encoding MerR family transcriptional regulator codes for MKTYKTHEIAKIIGVHPNTVRLYERIAFIEKPQRLKNGYRVFTQIHLEQMRIARLALKGELLQNGLRKKAINIIKLTAKRDFDKAISQTKQYIDKLQNEASEARQAIVIVEKIMQGFNSYDKTIVFTRKQVANLLDITVDTLRNWELNGLITVKRARNGYRIYDNYDIARLKIIRTLRCANYSLSAINRLLNSIATQVDVNIGQVLNTPNCNEDIISVCDKLLVSLKNTIIDAKTILILLKKLKKNTQPSTITPSF; via the coding sequence ATGAAAACTTATAAAACACATGAAATAGCTAAAATTATAGGTGTACATCCTAACACAGTGAGGTTGTACGAGCGCATTGCCTTTATTGAAAAGCCACAAAGGCTTAAAAATGGCTATCGGGTGTTTACCCAAATTCACCTTGAGCAAATGAGAATTGCTCGTTTGGCTTTAAAAGGTGAGCTTTTGCAAAATGGGCTTAGAAAAAAAGCTATTAATATTATTAAGTTAACAGCTAAGAGAGATTTTGATAAAGCTATATCACAAACAAAACAATATATAGATAAGCTACAAAATGAGGCAAGTGAGGCAAGGCAAGCAATAGTGATTGTAGAGAAAATTATGCAGGGCTTTAATAGTTATGATAAAACTATTGTTTTTACAAGAAAGCAGGTTGCTAATTTACTAGATATAACAGTAGATACCTTACGGAATTGGGAGCTTAATGGCTTAATTACTGTTAAAAGAGCAAGAAATGGATATAGAATTTACGACAATTATGATATTGCTAGGCTTAAAATTATACGCACATTAAGATGTGCCAATTATTCGTTAAGTGCTATTAATCGACTGCTAAACAGTATAGCTACGCAAGTAGATGTTAATATAGGTCAAGTTCTTAATACTCCAAACTGCAATGAAGACATTATTTCAGTTTGTGACAAATTGTTAGTTTCATTAAAAAATACAATAATCGATGCCAAAACAATTTTAATACTACTAAAAAAACTAAAGAAAAATACTCAACCCTCCACTATAACACCAAGCTTTTAA
- a CDS encoding ABC transporter ATP-binding protein has translation MKNVITVNNLVKSYGDLTAVKDVSIKVNRGEVFALLGANGAGKSTTIECILGTKKFDSGFVSILNMDPLKDRKKLYERVAVQFQENCYQDKITVSELCEVTASLYKNTTDYQCLLQQFALVDKKNSLVSELSGGQKQRLFIILALIPNPEIVFLDELTTGLDTRARRDIWNSLLKLKEKGLTIFLTSHYMDEVEVLCDHISILKKGELIFTGSVKQAIENSPYQKLEDAYLWYTEEETEYENV, from the coding sequence ATGAAAAACGTTATTACGGTAAATAATTTAGTGAAGTCTTATGGTGATTTAACTGCTGTTAAAGATGTTTCAATAAAAGTTAATAGGGGTGAGGTATTTGCACTTTTAGGTGCTAATGGAGCAGGCAAAAGTACTACCATTGAATGTATCTTAGGTACAAAAAAGTTTGATAGTGGTTTTGTTAGCATACTAAACATGGATCCCTTAAAAGATAGGAAAAAACTCTATGAGCGAGTAGCTGTTCAATTTCAAGAAAACTGTTACCAAGATAAAATTACAGTTTCTGAGCTATGTGAGGTAACTGCCTCTCTTTATAAAAATACAACAGATTATCAATGCTTATTACAGCAATTTGCCCTGGTAGATAAGAAAAACAGCTTGGTAAGTGAATTATCGGGAGGTCAAAAACAACGCTTGTTTATTATCCTTGCCCTCATACCCAACCCTGAAATTGTGTTTTTAGATGAGCTAACTACCGGGCTTGATACAAGAGCAAGAAGAGATATTTGGAATAGTTTATTAAAATTAAAAGAAAAAGGACTAACTATCTTTCTTACATCTCATTATATGGATGAGGTAGAGGTATTATGTGACCATATCTCTATTTTAAAAAAAGGTGAATTAATATTTACGGGATCAGTAAAACAAGCAATAGAAAATAGTCCATATCAAAAATTAGAAGACGCTTACCTTTGGTATACAGAGGAGGAGACAGAATATGAAAACGTTTAG
- a CDS encoding ABC transporter permease: MKTFSTMLKSELKISLRGMDMVIFALCVPVVVMVILGVIYGNKPAFEGAEYTFLQQSFGAVVTIAICAGGVMGLPLVVSDYRNKKILKRFKVTPTSPAMILIVQVVIYTIYSLLSLIMVYFTAKIMYGYQLSGSWLQFLGGYFLVMLCMFSIGMMVGGIAANSKIASVVASVLYFPMLIFTGATLPYEAMPSNMQKVADILPLTQGIKILKATSLGLPMHNVLLPIVIMTAIAFICITISVKFFRWQ; encoded by the coding sequence ATGAAAACGTTTAGTACTATGCTTAAAAGCGAGTTAAAGATATCTCTACGTGGAATGGATATGGTTATTTTTGCACTCTGTGTTCCTGTAGTGGTAATGGTTATTCTTGGAGTTATCTATGGTAATAAGCCAGCTTTTGAGGGAGCAGAGTATACATTTTTGCAGCAGTCATTCGGTGCAGTTGTTACCATTGCCATTTGTGCTGGAGGTGTTATGGGTTTACCATTAGTTGTTTCGGATTATCGTAACAAGAAAATTCTCAAACGATTTAAGGTCACACCCACCAGCCCAGCAATGATTTTAATAGTCCAAGTTGTAATTTACACAATCTACTCCTTATTATCACTAATAATGGTTTATTTCACTGCTAAAATTATGTATGGATATCAACTAAGCGGGTCATGGCTTCAGTTTTTAGGTGGTTACTTTTTGGTGATGCTGTGTATGTTTAGCATTGGTATGATGGTGGGTGGCATTGCTGCCAATAGCAAAATAGCAAGTGTTGTAGCTAGTGTGTTATATTTTCCAATGTTAATATTTACGGGCGCTACACTTCCCTATGAAGCAATGCCCAGTAATATGCAAAAAGTAGCCGACATATTGCCCCTCACACAGGGTATTAAAATATTAAAAGCTACATCATTAGGTTTACCCATGCATAATGTTTTACTGCCAATTGTAATAATGACAGCTATTGCATTTATTTGTATTACAATTTCGGTGAAATTTTTTAGATGGCAGTAA
- the msrB gene encoding peptide-methionine (R)-S-oxide reductase MsrB, giving the protein MFNLKKFFGLKPKSKQINNYVVEEQNKQEIYLAGGCFWGVEAYFSRVKGVYETTVGYANGTTENPTYEEIARTGHVETVHVKYDKSIVSLAVLLHHFFNIIDPTLKNKQGNDVGTQYQVGIFYNSEVHLPVIKEALKREQKKYTKPLVVDIKPLQNYYLAEEYHQKYLEKNPKGYCHIDISSVANISDKDSNNKYNKPSDDKLREKLTDIQYKVTQQNATERPYDNEYNNFSKKGIYVDIVTGEPLFLSKDKFNSGCGWPSFTRAIKDSVTEKKDKSHGMNRTEIRSKFGDSHLGHVFNDGPQSKGGMRYCINSASLRFVPLEKMVEQGYEDFVSLLKNT; this is encoded by the coding sequence ATGTTTAATTTAAAAAAATTCTTTGGATTAAAACCTAAAAGTAAACAAATCAACAATTACGTGGTTGAAGAACAAAACAAACAAGAAATATACCTAGCAGGTGGCTGTTTTTGGGGTGTTGAGGCTTATTTTAGCAGAGTAAAGGGGGTTTATGAAACCACAGTTGGCTATGCCAATGGCACAACCGAAAACCCTACTTATGAAGAAATAGCCCGTACAGGTCATGTAGAAACAGTGCATGTTAAATACGATAAAAGCATAGTAAGCTTAGCTGTATTATTACATCATTTTTTTAATATAATTGATCCAACCCTTAAAAATAAGCAGGGTAATGATGTAGGAACCCAGTATCAGGTAGGTATATTCTATAACAGTGAAGTTCATTTACCTGTTATTAAAGAAGCCCTTAAACGAGAGCAAAAAAAATATACTAAGCCTCTAGTAGTTGATATTAAACCACTGCAAAACTACTATTTGGCTGAAGAATATCATCAAAAGTATTTAGAGAAAAACCCTAAAGGCTATTGCCATATAGATATATCTTCAGTAGCAAATATCAGTGATAAAGACAGTAACAATAAATATAATAAGCCAAGTGACGATAAACTTAGAGAAAAACTTACAGACATTCAATACAAAGTAACCCAGCAAAATGCTACCGAAAGACCCTATGATAATGAGTATAATAATTTTAGTAAAAAGGGCATTTATGTAGATATAGTAACTGGTGAACCACTCTTTTTATCTAAAGATAAATTTAATTCAGGTTGTGGCTGGCCTAGCTTTACAAGAGCAATAAAAGATTCAGTAACAGAAAAAAAAGACAAAAGCCATGGTATGAATAGAACAGAAATAAGAAGTAAGTTTGGTGATAGCCATTTAGGACATGTTTTTAATGACGGACCACAATCTAAAGGTGGTATGAGGTACTGTATAAACAGTGCATCACTACGCTTTGTGCCACTAGAAAAAATGGTAGAGCAAGGTTATGAAGATTTTGTTTCATTATTAAAAAACACTTAA